A stretch of Acropora palmata chromosome 9, jaAcrPala1.3, whole genome shotgun sequence DNA encodes these proteins:
- the LOC141891772 gene encoding cilia- and flagella-associated protein 68-like isoform X1 yields MSYASQNVMPFVSELRATGHGELWDHTDEKKFQQFGWRCTNTESSYNTSTLIGNWNEQRFDINRISKPKPIPSQYNHYFETTYGSGYNTVDTSEVPEALKHLEAREPIAFPAHQPELDPPRLKKQCNTFLTTSRAAFGDPNKEK; encoded by the exons ATGAGTTACGCTTCTCAGAATGTTATGCCTTTTGTGAGTGAGCTTAGAGCAACAGGACACGGTGAGTTGTGGGATCACACcgatgaaaagaaatttcagcAGTTCGGCTGGCGATGCACCAACACCGAGAGTTCCTACAACACGAGTACTCTGATAGGAAACTGGAATGAACAACGGTTTGACATCAACAGGATATCCAAACCAAAACCTATTCCTTCACAG TATAATCACTACTTTGAGACAACGTATGGCTCAGGATACAACACTGTAGACACAAGCGAAGTACCCGAGGCATTGAAGCATCTTGAAG CACGAGAACCGATAGCTTTTCCAGCCCATCAACCAGAACTTGACCCACCTAGGCTCAAGAAACAATGCAACACTTTCTTGACAACTTCCAGAGCAGCCTTTGGGGatccaaacaaagaaaaatga
- the LOC141891772 gene encoding cilia- and flagella-associated protein 68-like isoform X2, which produces MSYASQNVMPFVSELRATGHGELWDHTDEKKFQQFGWRCTNTESSYNTSTLIGNWNEQRFDINRISKPKPIPSQYNHYFETTYGSGYNTVDTSEVPEALKHLEGREQEFENHVLEESDFQVFA; this is translated from the exons ATGAGTTACGCTTCTCAGAATGTTATGCCTTTTGTGAGTGAGCTTAGAGCAACAGGACACGGTGAGTTGTGGGATCACACcgatgaaaagaaatttcagcAGTTCGGCTGGCGATGCACCAACACCGAGAGTTCCTACAACACGAGTACTCTGATAGGAAACTGGAATGAACAACGGTTTGACATCAACAGGATATCCAAACCAAAACCTATTCCTTCACAG TATAATCACTACTTTGAGACAACGTATGGCTCAGGATACAACACTGTAGACACAAGCGAAGTACCCGAGGCATTGAAGCATCTTGAAG GACGCGAGCAAGAGTTTGAAAATCACGTGTTGGAGGAAAGtgattttcaagtttttgcgtAA
- the LOC141891769 gene encoding cilia- and flagella-associated protein 91-like, with translation MSSTQTVTQGKIQPSRTHDYLYDPLYSLSSDRDHARSTFKAHTGTDRIKRVPHFKTMFSDLRHHPRYSIHLELTDPVPKFIPRQWRGYAEQDNQIYQIQQGLLLQHKRTTTTHA, from the exons ATGTCTTCGACGCAAACAGTAACGCAGGGAAAAATTCAGCCTTCCAGAACTCATGACTATCTGTATG atcctCTATACTCACTATCAAGTGACAGAGATCATGCAAGATCTACCTTCAAAGCCCACACAGGAACAGATAGAATT aaACGTGTTCCACACTTTAAAACAATGTTCAGTGATTTGCGTCACCATCCAAGATACAGTATTCATCTGGAATTGACTGACCCTGTGCCAAAGTTCATACCTCGCCAATGGAGAGGATATGCTGAACAGGATAATCAGATATACCAA ATTCAACAAGGGCTTTTGCTGCAACACAAGAGAACAACAACTACGCACGCCTGA